From the genome of Perca fluviatilis chromosome 1, GENO_Pfluv_1.0, whole genome shotgun sequence, one region includes:
- the fabp2 gene encoding fatty acid-binding protein, intestinal, translating into MTFDGNWKIDRNDNYEKFMEQMGINMVKRKLAAHDNLKITIQQTGDKFHVKESSSFRTLEIDFTLGVTFEYSLADGTELSGSWNMEGDMLKGIFNRKDNGKQLTTTRIVQGDELIQSYNYEGVDAKRIFKRG; encoded by the exons ATGACCTTCGACGGCAACTGGAAAATTGATCGCAATGATAACTATGAGAAATTCATGGAACAAATGG GAATTAACATGGTGAAGAGAAAGCTGGCTGCTCACGACAATCTCAAGATAACCATCCAACAGACTGGAGACAAGTTTCATGTCAAGGAGAGCAGCAGTTTCCGCACTCTGGAAATAGACTTCACCCTGGGGGTCACCTTTGAGTACAGCCTTGCAGATGGGACAGAACTATCA GGCTCATGGAACATGGAGGGAGACATGTTGAAGGGGATCTTCAACAGAAAGGACAATGGAAAGCAACTGACAACAACCAGAATAGTCCAAGGAGATGAACTTATACAG AGCTACAACTATGAAGGTGTGGACGCAAAGAGGATTTTCAAGAGGGGTTAG